One Vicia villosa cultivar HV-30 ecotype Madison, WI unplaced genomic scaffold, Vvil1.0 ctg.001274F_1_1, whole genome shotgun sequence DNA segment encodes these proteins:
- the LOC131634265 gene encoding uncharacterized protein LOC131634265, with translation MNIGTLNIRGGGNALKRRRISALVIKSKADIFFIQETKLSSMHDFVAKSFWNAKDIGFSFSNSSGRSGGLLTLWRGDAVDVVLSFKGEGYLGVKVSKNNNFFYLINVYSPCDLVKKRILWRKLLELKDVFNDGEWIIGGDFNAIKVREERKGRGVVSNVHEVIEFAEFIEKSRLVDVPCKGKKFTWYSGDGKSMSRIDRILVSEKVLND, from the coding sequence ATGAATATTGGAACTTTAAATATTAGAGGGGGTGGAAATGCTCTTAAGAGGAGAAGAATTAGTGCTTTGGTGATTAAGAGCAAAGCGGATATttttttcattcaagagacaaaatTATCTAGCATGCATGATTTTGTGGCGAAGAGCTTTTGGAATGCTAAAGATATAGGTTTTTCGTTTTCTAATTCTTCGGGTAGATCGGGAGGGCTTTTAACCTTGTGGAGGGGGGATGCGGTGGATGTTGTTTTGAGTTTTAAAGGGGAGGGATATCTTGGCGTGAAGGTGTCCAAGAacaataatttcttttatttgattaatGTGTATTCTCCTTGTGACCTTGTCAAAAAGCGTATTTTGTGGCGTAAGTTGTTGGAGTTGAAAGATGTTTTTAACGATGGTGAGTGGATTATAGGAGGCGACTTCAATGCTATTAAAGTAAGGGAGGAGAGGAAAGGAAGAGGTGTCGTTTCTAATGTTCATGAGGTTATTGAATTTGCGGAATTTATTGAGAAAAGTAGGTTGGTGGATGTTCCTTGCAAAGGAAAAAAATTCACTTGGTATAGCGGAGATGGTAAATCGATGAGTAGGATCGATAGAATCCTTGTTTCGGAGAAGGTGTTGAATGATTAG
- the LOC131634264 gene encoding uncharacterized methyltransferase At2g41040, chloroplastic-like produces the protein MAASATTSASHFLRPLHQLQFPKFPSTSATQLFSESQFRPQLLRSQTQRFTIRATAAVALESDLSTHKDQEKEAQVDLFACPICYEPLIRKGPVGLNLSAIYRSGFKCKRCQKSYTSKDGYLDLTLTSGLKDYTEVQPVRTELFRSPLVSFLYERGWRQNFRQSGFPGPDEEFRMAQEYFEPAKGGLVVDISCGSGLFSRKFAKSGTYSGVIALDFSENMLRQCNDFIKKDATLSTTNIALVRADVSRLPFASGSVDAIHAGAALHCWPSPSNAVAEITRVLRSGGVFVGTTFLRYTSSTPWFVRPFRERTSQGYGYLTEEEIKDLCTSCGLTNYSCKIQKSFIMFTAQKA, from the exons ATGGCCGCGTCTGCTACTACTTCTGCTTCTCATTTCCTTCGTCCTCTTCATCAATTACAATTCCCTAAATTTCCTTCTACTTCTGCTACTCAGCTGTTTTCGGAATCCCAGTTTCGCCCTCAGTTACTCCGCTCCCAAACCCAAAGGTTCACCATTCGCGCCACCGCCGCTGTTGCCTTGGAGTCG GATTTAAGTACGCATAAGGATCAGGAAAAGGAAGCACAAGTGGACTTATTTGCGTGCCCAATATGCTACGAACCATTGATAAGAAAAGGTCCTGTTGGTCTTAACTT GTCAGCAATCTACAGGTCTGGTTTCAAGTGTAAGAGATGTCAAAAATCGTACACTAGCAAAGACGGATATTTGGATCTGACACTGACTTCTGGATTGAAAGATTACACAGAAGTTCAACCAGTTCGGACAGAGCTTTTtag GAGTCCCCTTGTTTCATTCTTATATGAAAGAGGTTGGCGTCAGAATTTCCGACAAAGTGGCTTTCCTGGCCCTGATGAAGAG TTCAGAATGGCTCAAGAATATTTTGAACCTGCTAAAGGTGGTCTGGTTGTCGATATTAGCTGTGGAAGTGGTTTATTTTCCCGAAAATTTGCCAAATCTGGAACCTATTCTGGAGTCATTGCACTAGACTTTTCTGAAAATATGCTTCGCCAATGCAATGATTTCATTAAGAAAGACGCAACACTCTCAACAAC TAATATCGCCCTTGTAAGGGCAGATGTTTCCAGGCTTCCTTTCGCATCAGGTTCGGTTGACGCTATTCATGCTGGTGCAGCTTTGCATTGCTGGCCATCTCCCTCCAATGCT GTTGCTGAAATCACCCGTGTACTGAGAAGTGGTGGAGTATTTGTCGGAACCACTTTTCTTCGTTATACTTCATCAACTCCTTGGTTTGTACGCCCCTTCAGAGAG AGGACTTCTCAAGGCTATGGCTACTTAACAGAAGAAGAGATCAAAGACCTTTGCACTTCATGTGGACTTACAAATTACTCATGCAAAATTCAGAAGTCTTTTATTATGTTTACTGCTCAGAAGGCTTAA